A single region of the Duganella sp. BuS-21 genome encodes:
- a CDS encoding LysR family transcriptional regulator: MEYENFNDLLAFVAVAREGSFTRAARQLGVSQSALSHTIRGLETRLGIRLLTRTTRSVSPTEAGLRLLNTAAPRFDEITQELASLNDLRDKPAGTIRITAAEHAANSVLWPKLSALMHDYPDVKIDINVDYSMTNIVSQRFDAGLRLGDQVEKDMIAVRIGPDLRMAVVGTPEYFSRHPKPRTPHDLQKHSCINLRLPTHGNPMVWEFEKNGTPLNVRVEGQWVFNSTTPRLRAALAAYGLACVPEDMVTEHLKEGTLVRVLREWCPAYQGYHLYYPSRRQSSQAFQLVVEALRHRT; the protein is encoded by the coding sequence ATGGAATACGAAAATTTCAACGACTTGCTGGCCTTCGTGGCCGTGGCGCGGGAAGGCAGCTTCACCAGGGCCGCCAGGCAGCTCGGCGTGTCGCAGTCGGCGCTGAGCCACACCATACGCGGGCTGGAGACGCGTCTCGGCATCCGGTTGCTGACCCGCACCACCCGCAGCGTCAGCCCGACGGAAGCCGGCCTGCGCCTGCTCAACACCGCCGCACCGCGCTTCGATGAAATCACGCAGGAGCTGGCGTCGCTCAATGACTTACGCGACAAGCCGGCCGGCACCATCCGCATCACCGCCGCCGAACATGCGGCCAACAGCGTGCTGTGGCCCAAGCTCTCCGCCCTCATGCACGACTATCCGGACGTAAAAATCGACATCAACGTCGACTACAGCATGACCAACATTGTGTCGCAGCGTTTTGACGCGGGTTTGCGCTTGGGCGATCAGGTGGAGAAGGACATGATCGCCGTGCGCATCGGGCCGGACCTGCGCATGGCGGTGGTCGGCACGCCGGAATATTTTTCCCGTCATCCGAAGCCGCGCACGCCGCACGATCTGCAGAAACACAGCTGCATCAACCTGCGCCTGCCTACGCACGGCAATCCGATGGTGTGGGAATTCGAGAAGAACGGCACGCCGCTGAACGTGCGCGTTGAAGGCCAGTGGGTGTTCAACAGCACCACGCCCCGCTTGCGCGCGGCGCTGGCAGCTTATGGCCTGGCCTGCGTGCCGGAAGACATGGTGACCGAGCACCTGAAAGAAGGCACGCTGGTACGCGTGTTGCGCGAATGGTGCCCGGCGTACCAGGGCTACCACCTGTACTACCCGAGCCGCAGGCAATCGTCGCAGGCGTTTCAGCTGGTAGTGGAGGCGCTACGGCACAGAACATGA
- a CDS encoding gluconokinase encodes MQTNRWVVMGVSGCGKSTVGQTLATATGVPFVEGDQFHPPANVAKMSAGVALNDDDRADWLLALQTQIRAARLRGEGLVISCSSLKRRYRDLLREGDPALRFAHLDGPKELIAARMQARTNHYMPTSLLDSQFRDLEPLQPDEAGITLDIDTPPDDLVNQIRAR; translated from the coding sequence ATGCAGACTAACCGTTGGGTGGTGATGGGCGTCAGCGGCTGCGGCAAAAGCACGGTGGGGCAGACGTTGGCGACAGCAACCGGCGTGCCCTTCGTTGAAGGCGACCAGTTCCACCCGCCGGCCAATGTCGCCAAGATGTCCGCCGGCGTCGCGCTGAACGACGACGACCGCGCCGACTGGCTGTTGGCGCTGCAGACGCAGATCCGGGCGGCGCGGCTGCGCGGCGAGGGCCTGGTCATCTCGTGCTCCTCGCTCAAGCGGCGTTACCGCGACCTGCTGCGCGAGGGCGATCCGGCGCTGCGTTTCGCGCACCTGGACGGCCCGAAGGAATTGATCGCCGCGCGCATGCAGGCGCGCACCAATCACTATATGCCGACCTCACTGCTAGACAGCCAGTTCCGCGACCTGGAACCGCTGCAGCCGGACGAAGCGGGCATCACCCTCGATATCGACACACCGCCGGACGACCTGGTGAACCAGATCCGGGCACGGTAG
- a CDS encoding histidine kinase, protein MLTKTTLLQGWRSLWELRPHHDASTAARLLMASLIAIALALGLMSFVAVFGRVDRPGWWWTSMLPNICICLCIVHTMFGVLRLAERLLPQPLVERMSNVRDIRAGMALSAVALGGIILGMTIGFTIVPFLVGFNVWGMFISLPAALTKFAVFILFVMAVNWAWWRSRLRQQRLQNEATEARLRLLQGQIEPHLLFNTLANIQSLMDYDPPRAKQMIETFSSYLRASLSQLRQTDSTLEAELDMAGNYLSLLQIRMDERLRYHIDATDEARLAVMPTLMLQPLVENAINHGLAPKRDGGSVLVDATVRAGRLQVRVVDDGVGLDAHGRSKQAGAGMALANLRSRLHTQFGANASLTLRQLESGVEAVLDLPYLRRATAPTMEAA, encoded by the coding sequence ATGTTGACCAAAACAACCCTGCTCCAGGGCTGGCGCTCTCTCTGGGAGCTTCGCCCGCATCATGACGCGTCCACCGCCGCGCGGCTGCTGATGGCTTCCCTGATCGCCATCGCGCTGGCGCTCGGATTGATGTCCTTCGTCGCGGTGTTTGGTCGCGTGGACCGGCCGGGCTGGTGGTGGACCTCAATGCTGCCCAACATCTGCATCTGCCTGTGCATCGTGCATACGATGTTCGGCGTGCTACGGCTGGCGGAGCGCTTGCTGCCGCAGCCGCTCGTCGAGCGCATGTCGAACGTGCGCGATATCCGCGCCGGCATGGCGCTGAGCGCTGTGGCACTGGGCGGCATCATACTGGGCATGACCATCGGCTTCACCATCGTCCCCTTCCTGGTCGGCTTCAATGTGTGGGGCATGTTCATTTCCCTGCCGGCCGCACTGACCAAGTTCGCGGTGTTTATCCTGTTCGTGATGGCGGTCAATTGGGCGTGGTGGCGTTCGCGCCTGCGCCAACAGCGGTTGCAGAACGAAGCGACCGAGGCCCGCCTGCGCCTGTTGCAGGGCCAGATCGAGCCGCACCTGTTGTTCAACACATTGGCGAATATCCAAAGCCTGATGGACTACGATCCCCCGCGCGCCAAGCAAATGATAGAGACTTTCTCCAGCTACCTGCGCGCCAGCCTGTCGCAACTGCGCCAGACCGACAGCACGCTGGAGGCGGAACTGGACATGGCGGGCAATTACCTCTCGCTGCTGCAGATCCGCATGGACGAACGGCTGCGCTACCACATCGACGCCACTGACGAAGCGCGGCTGGCCGTCATGCCGACGCTGATGCTGCAACCGTTGGTCGAGAACGCGATCAATCACGGCCTCGCGCCCAAGCGTGATGGCGGCAGTGTGCTGGTCGATGCCACTGTGCGCGCAGGCCGCCTGCAAGTGCGCGTGGTGGACGATGGCGTCGGCCTGGATGCGCACGGCCGCAGCAAACAGGCCGGCGCCGGCATGGCGCTTGCCAATCTGCGGTCACGCCTGCACACCCAGTTCGGTGCCAATGCCAGCCTGACGCTGCGCCAACTTGAAAGCGGCGTGGAGGCGGTGCTCGACCTGCCCTACCTGCGCCGCGCCACCGCACCGACAATGGAGGCCGCATGA
- a CDS encoding GntP family permease — translation MTIISPLAALFGVTPAAWALIAVGIAVGSLTLLIAWAKVQPLLAFVAAALAAALLLGMPLESIPKSIDKGIGDLLGSLIVIVCLGAVFGKLIADSGAAQRIASYLIGVFGSARMPVALTLTGFVAGIPLYYNVGFVLLVPLVFSLVYQSGRPAVALAIPLLCGLSIAHGFLPPHPSPTALVAQFHADMGRTLFYGLIVAVPTLIIAGPLFAMTLKRINAEPAPMFRSGLRDEAELPGVFNSFATALLPVWLLAAATGASMLPIADPALKSLVLFLANPMIVMLLALLVAVTTLGLARGQKPALLMAGAQDALRDIAPILLVIAGAGALKQVLVDSGVSAQLGTQLSALPVPPLVLGWSVATLIRICLGSATVAGLTAAGIVAPVVQASGVDPSLMVLAIGAGSLMCSHVNDSGFWMFKEYFGLSLKDTFRSWTLMETLVGVFGLIFVLILSSFVG, via the coding sequence ATGACTATCATTAGTCCGCTGGCGGCGCTCTTCGGCGTGACGCCGGCCGCGTGGGCCTTGATCGCCGTCGGCATCGCCGTCGGTTCGCTCACGCTGTTGATCGCCTGGGCCAAGGTCCAGCCACTGCTGGCGTTCGTCGCGGCCGCGCTGGCCGCCGCGCTCTTGCTCGGCATGCCGCTAGAGAGCATCCCCAAATCCATCGACAAGGGGATAGGCGACCTGCTTGGTTCGCTGATCGTGATCGTCTGCCTGGGGGCGGTGTTCGGCAAGCTGATTGCCGACAGCGGCGCCGCGCAACGCATCGCCAGCTACCTGATCGGCGTCTTCGGCTCCGCGCGCATGCCGGTGGCGTTGACGCTGACCGGCTTCGTGGCCGGCATTCCGCTTTATTACAACGTCGGCTTCGTGCTGCTGGTGCCGCTGGTGTTCTCGCTGGTGTACCAGAGCGGACGACCGGCGGTGGCGCTGGCGATTCCGCTGTTGTGCGGACTGTCGATCGCGCACGGCTTCCTGCCGCCGCATCCGTCGCCGACCGCGCTGGTGGCGCAGTTTCATGCCGATATGGGGCGCACGCTGTTCTACGGCTTGATCGTCGCGGTGCCGACGCTGATCATCGCCGGTCCCTTGTTCGCCATGACACTCAAGCGCATCAACGCCGAACCGGCGCCGATGTTCCGCAGCGGTTTGCGTGACGAGGCCGAGCTGCCGGGCGTGTTCAACAGCTTTGCCACGGCGCTGCTGCCGGTCTGGCTGCTGGCCGCCGCCACCGGAGCGTCCATGCTGCCGATCGCCGACCCGGCGCTCAAGTCGCTGGTGCTGTTCCTGGCCAATCCCATGATCGTGATGCTGCTGGCGTTGCTGGTGGCGGTGACCACGCTGGGACTGGCGCGCGGGCAGAAGCCGGCGCTGCTGATGGCCGGCGCGCAGGACGCCTTGCGCGACATTGCGCCGATCCTGCTGGTGATCGCCGGCGCCGGTGCGCTCAAGCAGGTGCTGGTCGATTCCGGCGTCAGCGCGCAACTGGGCACGCAACTGAGCGCGCTGCCGGTGCCGCCGCTGGTGCTGGGCTGGAGCGTGGCGACGCTGATCCGCATCTGCCTCGGTTCGGCCACGGTGGCCGGGCTGACGGCGGCCGGCATCGTGGCGCCGGTGGTGCAGGCGTCGGGCGTCGATCCGAGCCTGATGGTGCTGGCCATCGGCGCGGGCAGTTTGATGTGCAGCCATGTGAACGATTCCGGCTTCTGGATGTTCAAGGAGTACTTCGGACTGTCGTTGAAAGATACCTTCCGTTCGTGGACGCTGATGGAAACGCTGGTTGGCGTGTTCGGGCTCATTTTCGTACTGATTCTTTCTTCCTTTGTGGGATAA
- a CDS encoding MFS transporter — protein sequence MNRRAILAIILVSYVMIVLDTSVLLTGLPKIHQELGFSDSGLAWAHSAYTLTFGGFLLLAARGGDIVGRRRMLVAGLALFTLASLAIGAAPSPAWLVGARAVQGLGAAILAPSTLALLQTTFVEGAQRTRAVSLYSATAGIAASAGLVLGGLLAEWMSWRVGFFINLPIGVAMIWAALRYIPDSPPSGGRFDLAGALTSTAGMSALVYAFIRSAGAGWSDPLTLGMLAAGLLLLAAFVAGQRRAAQPIMPLRLFADRQRASAYAARVLFLGAMIGFFFFTTQYLQTVLNYSPSLTGMAFLPMTLVNFAVALQMPRLTRRYGNPLLLACGLAVGLAGMAWLSRVTPDGGYWLTVALPMVLIGAGQGMTLSPLTAAGIAGVAAQDAGAASGVVNVAHQLGNSLGLAVLVALAGAAPLAQRLTTALTASSVMLALALLLMALAVQRRSGVAASGLADE from the coding sequence ATGAACAGGCGCGCCATCCTGGCCATCATCCTGGTCAGCTACGTAATGATCGTGCTCGACACCTCGGTGCTGTTGACCGGCCTGCCGAAGATTCATCAGGAGCTGGGCTTCAGCGACAGCGGCCTGGCCTGGGCGCACAGCGCCTACACGCTGACCTTCGGCGGCTTCCTGTTGCTGGCCGCGCGCGGCGGCGACATCGTCGGCCGCCGCCGCATGCTGGTGGCGGGGCTGGCGTTGTTCACGCTGGCGTCGCTGGCGATAGGTGCCGCTCCATCACCTGCATGGCTGGTCGGTGCGCGCGCCGTGCAAGGACTGGGCGCGGCGATCCTGGCGCCGTCCACGCTGGCGCTACTGCAAACCACGTTCGTGGAAGGTGCACAGCGCACGCGTGCCGTGTCCCTGTACAGCGCCACGGCGGGCATCGCCGCCAGTGCGGGGTTGGTGCTGGGCGGCCTGCTGGCCGAATGGATGTCTTGGCGGGTCGGCTTTTTTATCAACCTGCCGATCGGTGTCGCGATGATCTGGGCGGCGCTGCGCTACATTCCCGACAGTCCGCCCAGCGGCGGGCGTTTCGACCTGGCTGGCGCGCTGACCTCCACCGCCGGCATGAGCGCGCTGGTGTACGCCTTCATCCGCTCGGCCGGCGCCGGCTGGTCCGATCCGCTGACACTGGGCATGCTGGCCGCCGGCCTGTTGCTGCTAGCGGCCTTCGTGGCAGGACAGCGCCGGGCCGCACAGCCCATTATGCCGCTGCGCCTGTTCGCCGATCGCCAGCGCGCTTCGGCTTATGCCGCGCGGGTGCTGTTCCTGGGCGCGATGATCGGCTTCTTTTTCTTCACTACGCAGTACCTGCAGACGGTGCTGAACTATTCGCCTTCATTAACCGGCATGGCCTTCCTGCCCATGACGCTGGTGAATTTTGCGGTGGCTTTGCAGATGCCGCGCCTGACGCGCCGCTATGGCAATCCGCTGCTGCTGGCCTGCGGCCTGGCGGTAGGCCTGGCCGGCATGGCGTGGCTGAGCCGCGTGACGCCGGACGGCGGCTATTGGCTGACGGTGGCGCTGCCGATGGTGCTGATCGGCGCGGGACAGGGGATGACGCTCAGCCCCCTGACGGCGGCCGGCATCGCCGGCGTGGCGGCGCAGGACGCCGGCGCCGCCTCGGGCGTGGTGAATGTGGCGCACCAGTTGGGAAATTCGCTGGGACTGGCGGTACTGGTGGCGCTGGCCGGCGCCGCGCCGTTGGCGCAGCGCCTCACCACCGCGCTCACCGCGTCGAGCGTGATGCTGGCGCTGGCCTTGCTGCTCATGGCGCTGGCGGTGCAGCGAAGATCAGGTGTCGCGGCTTCAGGCCTTGCGGATGAATAG
- a CDS encoding MFS transporter, with product MHNTETARPLTGQDYKTLALAALGGALEFYDFIIFVFFANAIGQLFFPPEMPDWLRTLQTFGIFAAGYVVRPLGGIVMAHFGDLLGRKRMFTLSILMMAVPTLAIGLLPTYANIGLAAPLLLLLMRVFQGAAVGGEVPGAWVFVAEHVPARRTGYACGTLTAGLTFGILLGSLVATGLNTAYQPEEVLAGAWRMPFLLGGVFGLGAMYLRRWLHETPVFAEMAQRKALAAEMPLKTVLRSHRGAVAVSMLLTWMLSAGIVVVILMTPTLLQKVYHIDARTALVANTVATLCLMFGCMFYGVLADRLGVKPVLFVGALLLAVCTWVFYTTLRTQPELLLPLYGLTGFCVGVVGAVPCALVQAFPPQVRFSGLSFSYNMSYAIFGGLTPVVVTLMLKNDPLGPAYYVMAVCVIGMLSALFIRKA from the coding sequence ATGCACAACACCGAGACCGCCCGTCCGCTGACAGGCCAGGATTACAAAACCCTGGCGCTGGCCGCCTTGGGCGGCGCGCTGGAGTTCTACGACTTCATCATCTTCGTCTTCTTCGCCAACGCCATCGGCCAGCTGTTCTTCCCGCCCGAGATGCCGGACTGGCTGCGCACCCTGCAAACCTTCGGCATCTTTGCGGCCGGCTACGTGGTGCGTCCGTTGGGCGGCATCGTCATGGCGCACTTCGGCGATCTGTTGGGCCGCAAACGCATGTTCACGCTGTCGATCCTGATGATGGCCGTGCCGACGCTGGCCATCGGTCTGCTGCCGACCTACGCCAACATCGGCCTGGCCGCACCGCTGCTGCTGCTGTTGATGCGCGTGTTCCAGGGCGCGGCGGTGGGCGGCGAAGTGCCGGGCGCCTGGGTGTTCGTCGCCGAGCACGTGCCGGCGCGCCGCACCGGCTACGCCTGCGGCACGCTGACGGCCGGCCTGACCTTCGGCATCCTGCTTGGCTCGCTGGTGGCGACCGGGCTGAATACCGCCTACCAGCCGGAAGAAGTGCTGGCCGGCGCCTGGCGCATGCCGTTCCTGCTGGGCGGCGTGTTCGGCCTGGGCGCGATGTACCTGCGCCGCTGGCTGCATGAAACACCGGTGTTCGCGGAGATGGCGCAGCGCAAGGCGCTGGCCGCCGAGATGCCGCTGAAGACCGTGCTGCGCAGCCATCGCGGCGCGGTGGCCGTGTCGATGCTGCTGACGTGGATGCTGTCGGCCGGCATCGTGGTGGTGATCCTGATGACGCCGACGCTGCTGCAAAAGGTCTACCACATCGACGCCCGCACCGCGCTGGTGGCCAACACCGTCGCCACCCTGTGCCTGATGTTCGGCTGCATGTTCTACGGCGTGCTGGCCGACCGGCTGGGCGTCAAGCCGGTGCTGTTCGTCGGCGCGCTGCTGCTGGCGGTGTGTACCTGGGTGTTCTACACCACCCTGCGCACGCAGCCGGAATTGCTGCTGCCGTTGTACGGCCTGACCGGCTTCTGCGTCGGCGTGGTCGGCGCCGTGCCGTGCGCGCTGGTGCAGGCCTTCCCGCCGCAGGTGCGCTTTTCGGGCCTGTCGTTCTCCTACAATATGTCGTACGCCATCTTCGGCGGCCTGACGCCGGTGGTGGTCACGCTGATGCTGAAGAACGACCCGCTCGGCCCGGCCTACTACGTGATGGCGGTGTGCGTGATCGGCATGCTGTCGGCACTATTCATCCGCAAGGCCTGA
- a CDS encoding TonB-dependent receptor plug domain-containing protein encodes MTTQTTRNTIMRLAVASACSWLAVSAAHAQQATAADADAKGTAASAAPAAPAAATEAEAKVDNVVTVSGSRISARGFTLPTPTTSLGAEDLAKTAKPNLFNAIAELPALQGSTGRTTSTNSTSSGIQGLSSLSLRGLGPIRTLTLLDGQRVVGANVTGVTDVSQFPQLLVKRVDVVTGGASASYGSDAIGGVVNFVTDKKFEGFKASAEGGQTTYHDDKNGSLRAAWGKAFMDDRLHVTASLEYGREKGIESPGFGEVGPNGRSWYKNPAYQVRPLSATNDGKPQYTVIQHAQQYQYAKYGLITNGPLQGTAFGANGQPYPFQYGSGGVPTGTGAVTGCVNPFCVGGDLSGSVGAGTNLAMDLTRQVGYTRVGFDINPDHEIYFTANFGKVKSAFSPNPGAAKNANLTIQCSNPYLPASIAAACAANNITSFQYGTANAIFPENINVHPTREMRRAVLGANGRFPLLGKEWSYDAYVTRGINFTDIIVHDMTLNARYNAAIDAVRLADGSIACRSEAARASGCVPLNIIGNNPVSAATWGYVAPANGPQQHTRQQQDVGSFNVNGEAFESWAGPVAVATGAEWRRESYRVSGDPYGNGVWPDSPNTAAYPADPLLNSTVGNNWYAGNYHNASGTYNVREAYVELNVPVLKSATWGEANVNIADRHTHYSTSGHVESWKLGGNWKTGIDGIRLRAVTSKDVRAPNLSELYAAAVVVNNIVQYQGNTVTIQQRTVGNTRLRPEIARNNIFGVVLDRPSWAPGFSASIDYFDIKVDGVISSLTAQQEVDLCVAGNQEICGAMSLNNPVATNNYVTVQAFNLASLHSKGYDLEASYRKNLKDWNLPGRFTLRGLVTRNISFITDPGVVGTIPSEGAGNNLGNTPRWKGLLSQSWDTDKYGLTLTQRWISSGKYSNEFIECQTNCPVSTVIHPTIANNHMKGAFYVDLGGTWKLADKTTAFFKIDNIGNVDPVAAPQTNLSYGINPALYDVIGRVYRAGVRYNF; translated from the coding sequence ATGACGACACAGACTACCCGCAATACCATCATGCGCCTGGCCGTGGCCAGCGCCTGTAGCTGGCTGGCCGTATCTGCGGCCCACGCGCAGCAGGCTACCGCCGCCGATGCCGACGCCAAGGGCACCGCCGCATCGGCTGCACCAGCCGCACCGGCCGCAGCGACCGAAGCCGAAGCCAAGGTCGACAACGTGGTGACCGTGTCCGGCTCGCGCATCTCCGCGCGCGGCTTCACGCTGCCAACGCCGACTACCTCGCTCGGCGCCGAAGACCTGGCCAAGACCGCCAAACCGAATTTGTTCAACGCCATCGCCGAACTGCCAGCACTGCAGGGCAGCACCGGCCGCACCACCAGCACCAACAGCACCAGCAGCGGCATCCAGGGCCTGAGCTCCCTGAGTCTGCGCGGCCTGGGTCCGATCCGCACCCTGACGCTGCTGGACGGCCAGCGCGTGGTCGGCGCCAACGTCACCGGCGTCACCGACGTCAGCCAGTTCCCGCAACTGCTGGTCAAGCGCGTGGACGTGGTCACCGGCGGCGCTTCGGCATCCTACGGCTCGGACGCCATCGGCGGCGTGGTCAACTTCGTCACCGACAAGAAGTTCGAAGGCTTCAAGGCCAGCGCCGAAGGCGGCCAGACCACCTACCACGACGACAAGAACGGCTCGCTGCGCGCCGCCTGGGGCAAGGCCTTCATGGACGACCGCCTGCACGTGACGGCCAGCCTGGAGTACGGCCGCGAGAAGGGCATCGAGTCGCCGGGCTTCGGCGAAGTCGGTCCGAACGGCCGTAGCTGGTACAAGAATCCGGCCTACCAGGTTCGCCCGTTAAGCGCGACCAATGACGGCAAGCCGCAGTACACCGTGATCCAACACGCGCAGCAATACCAGTACGCTAAATACGGCCTGATCACCAACGGCCCGCTGCAAGGCACGGCGTTCGGCGCCAATGGCCAGCCTTACCCGTTCCAGTACGGCTCCGGCGGCGTGCCGACCGGCACCGGCGCGGTCACCGGCTGCGTCAATCCCTTCTGCGTCGGCGGTGACTTGAGCGGCAGCGTCGGCGCCGGCACCAACCTGGCGATGGACCTGACGCGCCAGGTCGGCTACACCCGCGTGGGCTTTGATATCAACCCGGACCACGAGATCTACTTCACCGCCAACTTCGGCAAGGTGAAGTCGGCGTTCTCGCCGAACCCCGGTGCGGCCAAGAACGCCAATCTGACCATCCAGTGCTCGAATCCTTACCTGCCGGCGTCGATCGCGGCGGCCTGCGCGGCCAACAATATCACCAGCTTCCAGTACGGCACCGCCAACGCCATCTTCCCGGAGAATATCAACGTTCATCCGACCCGCGAGATGCGCCGCGCCGTGTTGGGCGCCAACGGACGGTTCCCGCTGCTGGGCAAGGAATGGTCGTATGACGCGTATGTCACGCGCGGCATCAACTTCACCGACATCATCGTCCACGACATGACGCTGAACGCGCGCTACAACGCCGCCATCGACGCCGTGCGCCTGGCCGACGGCAGCATCGCCTGCCGCAGCGAAGCGGCGCGCGCATCGGGCTGCGTCCCGCTCAACATCATTGGCAACAACCCGGTCAGCGCCGCCACCTGGGGGTATGTGGCGCCGGCCAACGGCCCGCAGCAGCACACCCGCCAGCAGCAGGACGTGGGCAGCTTCAACGTCAACGGCGAAGCGTTCGAATCGTGGGCCGGCCCGGTGGCCGTGGCGACCGGCGCCGAGTGGCGCCGCGAGAGCTACCGCGTCAGCGGCGACCCATACGGCAACGGCGTCTGGCCCGATAGCCCGAACACCGCCGCCTATCCGGCCGATCCGCTGCTGAACTCCACCGTCGGCAACAACTGGTACGCCGGTAACTACCACAACGCATCGGGCACCTACAACGTGCGCGAAGCCTATGTGGAGTTGAACGTGCCGGTGCTGAAGTCGGCCACCTGGGGCGAGGCCAACGTCAACATCGCCGACCGTCACACCCACTACAGCACCTCGGGCCACGTGGAAAGCTGGAAGCTGGGCGGCAACTGGAAGACCGGCATCGACGGCATCCGCCTGCGCGCGGTCACCTCGAAGGACGTGCGCGCGCCGAACTTGAGCGAGCTGTATGCGGCCGCCGTGGTGGTCAACAACATCGTCCAGTACCAGGGCAATACCGTCACCATCCAGCAGCGCACCGTGGGCAACACCCGCCTGCGTCCCGAGATCGCCCGCAACAACATCTTCGGCGTGGTGCTGGATCGGCCGTCGTGGGCGCCAGGCTTCAGCGCCTCGATCGACTACTTCGACATCAAGGTCGATGGCGTGATCTCGTCGTTGACGGCGCAGCAGGAAGTCGATCTGTGCGTGGCCGGCAACCAGGAAATCTGCGGCGCCATGTCGCTGAATAATCCGGTGGCGACCAATAACTACGTGACGGTGCAGGCGTTCAACCTGGCTTCGCTGCACAGCAAGGGCTACGACCTGGAAGCGTCGTACCGCAAGAACCTGAAGGACTGGAACCTGCCGGGCCGCTTCACGCTGCGTGGCCTGGTGACGCGCAACATCAGCTTCATCACCGATCCGGGCGTGGTGGGTACCATTCCGTCGGAAGGCGCCGGCAACAACCTGGGCAACACGCCGCGCTGGAAAGGATTGTTGTCGCAATCGTGGGACACCGACAAGTACGGCCTGACGCTGACCCAGCGCTGGATCAGCAGCGGCAAGTACAGCAACGAGTTCATCGAGTGCCAGACCAACTGCCCGGTATCGACGGTGATCCACCCGACCATCGCCAACAACCACATGAAGGGCGCCTTCTACGTGGACCTGGGCGGCACCTGGAAGCTCGCGGATAAAACCACGGCCTTCTTCAAGATCGACAATATCGGCAACGTCGATCCGGTGGCCGCGCCGCAGACCAACCTGAGTTACGGTATCAACCCGGCGCTCTACGATGTCATCGGCCGCGTGTACCGCGCCGGCGTGCGGTACAACTTCTAA
- a CDS encoding LytTR family DNA-binding domain-containing protein: MTRALIADDEPHLARYLRDQLMLLWPELDIIHIARDGVEAAACIVELEPDLAFLDIQMPGLSGLEVAQGIEGNTRVVFVTAFDEFALQAFEHAALDYVLKPVSTERLARTVARLRAAPATPPSGPAMAQALRQLTASTAPHGVAPLRYIIASQGERTHHIDIANVRFFRADDKYTVVASTGGEFLIRTTITELAAQLDPDQFWQVHRSTLVNLAWLDGTRRDAASRLFLRIREHAGELPVSRAFVHLFKAM, translated from the coding sequence ATGACGCGCGCGCTGATCGCCGACGACGAACCGCATCTGGCGCGCTACCTGCGCGACCAGCTAATGCTCCTTTGGCCAGAGCTCGACATCATACATATCGCGCGCGACGGCGTGGAAGCCGCTGCCTGCATCGTCGAACTGGAGCCGGACCTGGCCTTCCTCGATATCCAGATGCCGGGGCTTTCCGGCCTCGAGGTGGCGCAGGGCATCGAGGGCAACACGCGCGTCGTCTTCGTCACCGCCTTCGACGAATTCGCGCTGCAGGCGTTCGAACACGCGGCGCTGGACTATGTGCTCAAGCCGGTCAGCACCGAACGCCTGGCGCGCACCGTAGCACGCCTGCGTGCCGCTCCCGCGACGCCGCCGTCCGGCCCTGCGATGGCGCAGGCCTTGCGGCAGTTGACGGCCTCCACTGCCCCGCACGGCGTCGCCCCGCTACGCTATATCATCGCCTCGCAGGGCGAACGCACGCACCATATCGACATCGCCAACGTGCGCTTCTTCCGGGCGGACGACAAGTACACCGTGGTCGCCAGCACAGGCGGCGAATTCCTGATCCGCACCACGATCACGGAACTGGCCGCGCAACTCGATCCCGATCAGTTCTGGCAGGTGCACCGCTCCACCCTGGTCAATCTGGCCTGGCTGGATGGCACGCGGCGCGATGCGGCCAGCCGCCTGTTCCTGCGCATACGCGAGCATGCAGGCGAATTGCCGGTCAGCCGCGCCTTCGTTCACCTGTTCAAGGCCATGTAG
- a CDS encoding cupin domain-containing protein, producing the protein MEQVQITRAGTQASATGPADYFAGRVRIDAPFQGSGDARIGGAVVTFEPGARTHWHTHPLGQTLLVTAGAGLVQHWGGAPQEIRQGDTVWIPPGVKHWHGASDDTAMSHIAIAENLNGRVVDWLEPV; encoded by the coding sequence ATGGAACAAGTACAAATTACCCGCGCCGGCACGCAAGCTTCAGCCACCGGCCCCGCCGACTACTTCGCCGGCCGCGTGCGTATCGACGCGCCATTCCAGGGCAGCGGCGACGCCCGTATCGGCGGCGCCGTCGTCACCTTCGAGCCGGGTGCGCGCACCCATTGGCATACTCACCCGCTGGGGCAGACGCTGCTCGTCACCGCCGGCGCCGGCCTGGTGCAGCATTGGGGCGGTGCGCCGCAGGAGATCCGCCAGGGCGACACGGTCTGGATACCGCCCGGCGTCAAGCACTGGCATGGCGCGTCGGACGACACCGCCATGTCGCACATCGCCATTGCAGAAAACCTGAACGGCAGAGTGGTGGATTGGCTGGAGCCTGTATGA